In one window of Mobiluncus massiliensis DNA:
- a CDS encoding glycosyltransferase has product MRTAVTALIVTSGETPYLAATLLAVSRQTLAPQQVFVIDVSSSGVAHRSGTKVLKTPGAPNLGEALRQAKAQPDFPTPAPGKPHALWILHDDSAPAPSCLAEQLKVLESGSSIKVVGAKQRLWDKANQIVEVGIRATRSGRRLQEMDTGEVDQGQYDGREDVLGVGTAGMLVDWETFCRLDGFDPYLGPFGDGLEFSRRVHLAGYRVVVAPRAVVYHKMAGYFGLRGPDGGRPARSARSFDPTGRDVEANGKLESDAKRSFTARRTAQLHNWMVAAPWWLFIFLPLIVLVLGLLRFFWRILTKEPKLAAGELQSTLVTVFRPFAAWQSRLRRVRQCKLSPRTLRPLQVKSSQIRQAKTTARRVAKDQRRPQIADAAARRNFYTEKAVDRTLVWVVAAALTLIGLLGWRFAIGGVSGGALANLPVNDQDFWADLISGWIPAGLGYGSAVGAVDPLGLEVASLGQIAGFVGVKGSVVLAVLLFVTLPLAWLSAWWATGVLTDSRTLRALAALSWALSPNLLVSMGLGQLPVWVLAVSVPLFAGSLARGTGMPVSRTVMGEIEPVTVNVHSAAIIQVGIAALTGFLTVSAAVIMVIPVVFLVGMAMLKGVANPLFAEAQTEAPDPGWSPIPARLRLKAVHALIVLAPAVLLAVPTVVRTVGTPAQWPLWLSSLSVPLSTPRPNWWDLLAAWPVDVAATSLPIALPGWQLLAFLPLALLLLTVVAGVIIPGHSTGAQWSLLFALGGLATAWLASSTPVSVSGANAVCAWGGPGLALFHAGLITSALFSVGRLQLTMPAEIANWSNRSVQAVVAVAVLIPVLGATPMLVNQMVTPGASDFNALATFRDVSLPATVAQGQSSPRHLRALNLEVTSAPNQSTLVTAGLWRDWRDTTFEASPYLKLKNYRNVTGSRTPDAADAVLQATVASVLGGSTPKLGEQLAQLDVNFIIVPRSKDAATTTLINTLDSAAPLERITTTEAGTVWRLVDSAAVSVARVAPAQWKGGHPSWPTGEVTAQALNVRGGKTHVEAGPAGRLLAFSERADSSFTVRFNGKIIEPVDSGQWNALYQLPPNPGTVTITYAYLPYQLWGAALLLSLLIALAAALPLRRVSEVRL; this is encoded by the coding sequence GTGCGCACTGCAGTTACCGCCCTCATCGTCACTTCCGGGGAGACACCCTACCTGGCGGCGACCCTTTTGGCGGTGTCTCGGCAAACCCTGGCGCCACAGCAAGTGTTCGTCATCGATGTTTCCAGTTCCGGAGTGGCTCATCGTTCCGGCACGAAAGTCCTGAAAACTCCCGGCGCCCCCAACTTGGGCGAGGCGCTGCGCCAAGCCAAAGCTCAGCCCGATTTCCCTACGCCCGCTCCGGGAAAACCTCACGCCCTGTGGATTTTGCATGACGACTCCGCCCCGGCTCCTTCCTGTCTGGCTGAACAGCTGAAAGTCCTGGAATCTGGCTCATCCATCAAAGTCGTCGGCGCGAAACAGCGGTTGTGGGACAAAGCCAATCAAATCGTGGAGGTTGGCATTCGCGCTACCCGTTCCGGGCGGCGCTTGCAAGAAATGGACACCGGCGAGGTTGACCAAGGTCAATATGACGGCCGCGAGGACGTGCTGGGCGTGGGCACGGCGGGAATGCTGGTGGACTGGGAAACGTTTTGCCGCCTGGACGGTTTTGACCCGTACCTGGGCCCTTTCGGCGATGGTCTGGAGTTTTCCCGGCGGGTACACCTGGCCGGGTATCGGGTCGTGGTGGCACCGCGCGCTGTGGTGTATCACAAGATGGCGGGCTACTTTGGGCTGCGCGGTCCCGATGGGGGGCGTCCCGCCCGTTCCGCCCGCAGCTTCGACCCCACCGGGCGCGACGTGGAAGCCAACGGCAAGCTGGAGTCCGATGCGAAGCGTTCCTTTACCGCCCGGCGTACCGCTCAGCTGCACAACTGGATGGTGGCGGCGCCCTGGTGGCTGTTTATCTTCCTCCCGCTGATTGTTCTGGTACTCGGCCTGCTGCGGTTTTTCTGGCGTATCCTCACGAAAGAGCCCAAGCTCGCGGCCGGAGAACTGCAATCCACCCTGGTGACGGTGTTCCGGCCTTTTGCCGCGTGGCAATCCCGGCTGCGGCGGGTGCGTCAATGCAAATTGAGTCCCCGCACTTTGCGGCCCCTTCAGGTGAAATCTTCCCAAATCCGCCAAGCCAAAACCACGGCCCGGCGTGTCGCCAAAGACCAGCGCCGCCCGCAAATCGCGGACGCGGCAGCGCGGCGCAACTTTTATACCGAAAAGGCCGTGGATCGCACTCTTGTGTGGGTCGTTGCTGCTGCCCTGACCCTGATAGGGCTGTTGGGCTGGCGTTTCGCCATCGGCGGGGTGTCCGGCGGAGCGCTGGCGAACCTGCCGGTGAACGACCAGGATTTTTGGGCCGACCTCATCTCCGGGTGGATTCCCGCCGGTCTGGGCTACGGTTCGGCGGTCGGGGCGGTGGACCCCCTGGGTCTGGAGGTGGCGAGCCTGGGCCAAATCGCGGGTTTCGTAGGGGTAAAAGGGTCGGTGGTGCTGGCGGTTTTGCTCTTCGTAACCCTGCCGCTGGCCTGGCTCAGCGCGTGGTGGGCTACCGGGGTTCTCACTGATTCCCGCACGCTGCGTGCCCTGGCTGCCCTCTCCTGGGCCTTGAGTCCGAATTTGCTGGTTAGTATGGGTTTGGGGCAGTTGCCGGTGTGGGTTTTGGCGGTGAGTGTGCCCCTTTTCGCCGGTTCTCTAGCTCGTGGCACCGGGATGCCGGTGTCCCGCACCGTGATGGGAGAAATCGAACCGGTCACGGTCAACGTGCATTCCGCTGCGATTATCCAGGTCGGCATCGCCGCCCTCACCGGTTTCCTGACGGTGAGCGCGGCCGTGATCATGGTCATTCCGGTGGTATTCCTGGTGGGAATGGCGATGCTGAAAGGGGTCGCTAACCCGCTTTTTGCCGAGGCGCAAACCGAGGCGCCAGACCCGGGCTGGAGCCCAATTCCGGCCCGGCTGCGCCTGAAAGCCGTCCACGCCCTGATTGTGCTGGCTCCGGCTGTTTTGTTGGCGGTGCCCACGGTCGTGCGCACAGTCGGTACTCCCGCCCAATGGCCCCTGTGGCTGTCCAGTCTGTCAGTGCCACTGTCCACCCCGAGGCCGAACTGGTGGGATTTACTCGCAGCCTGGCCGGTGGACGTGGCGGCGACGTCTCTGCCTATTGCTCTGCCCGGCTGGCAACTCCTTGCTTTCCTGCCCCTGGCTTTGCTGCTGCTGACCGTGGTGGCCGGGGTGATTATTCCGGGCCATTCCACCGGGGCGCAATGGAGTCTGCTGTTCGCGCTGGGCGGTCTGGCGACGGCGTGGCTGGCGAGCTCCACCCCGGTTTCCGTCTCTGGAGCCAACGCCGTGTGCGCCTGGGGCGGGCCGGGATTAGCATTGTTTCACGCGGGATTAATCACTTCCGCCCTGTTCTCGGTGGGGCGTCTGCAGCTGACGATGCCGGCGGAGATAGCAAACTGGAGCAACCGCAGTGTCCAGGCCGTGGTGGCTGTGGCGGTACTGATTCCGGTTTTGGGGGCCACTCCGATGCTGGTGAACCAGATGGTTACGCCCGGCGCGTCCGATTTCAACGCGCTGGCAACTTTTCGGGATGTGAGCCTCCCCGCCACGGTCGCCCAAGGTCAGTCCTCCCCGCGCCACCTGCGCGCCCTGAACCTGGAGGTCACCAGCGCTCCCAACCAATCCACCCTGGTGACGGCCGGTTTATGGCGGGACTGGCGCGACACGACTTTTGAGGCTTCCCCCTACCTGAAACTGAAAAACTACCGCAACGTGACCGGTTCGCGTACCCCCGATGCGGCTGACGCGGTGCTGCAGGCTACGGTGGCGTCGGTGCTGGGAGGCTCCACCCCGAAGCTGGGAGAGCAGCTCGCCCAGCTCGATGTGAACTTCATCATCGTGCCCCGCAGTAAGGACGCGGCGACCACCACCCTAATCAACACGTTGGACTCGGCCGCACCGCTGGAACGGATTACCACCACGGAGGCCGGCACGGTGTGGCGTCTGGTCGATTCCGCTGCGGTCAGCGTGGCTCGGGTCGCCCCGGCTCAGTGGAAGGGGGGGCATCCCTCCTGGCCGACCGGCGAAGTGACGGCGCAAGCGCTCAACGTACGGGGCGGAAAAACCCACGTCGAGGCGGGTCCGGCCGGGCGGCTGCTGGCCTTCAGCGAACGCGCTGATAGCAGCTTTACGGTGCGATTCAACGGCAAAATCATAGAACCGGTAGATTCGGGCCAGTGGAATGCGCTTTACCAGTTGCCTCCCAATCCCGGCACCGTGACCATCACCTATGCATATCTTCCTTACCAGTTGTGGGGCGCGGCGTTGCTACTGTCCCTGCTGATTGCCCTGGCTGCGGCCCTACCGCTGCGTCGGGTGTCGGAGGTGAGATTGTGA
- a CDS encoding DUF5719 family protein — MKLETIEDSLPEMESPEVGSAGSRYVAVSRWDGVRWFLATLMVITVSGLVVAVGLTRPAAVQKPRYGEPVPVPPGQITLACPQVPPTINPAAVDGAGNPLAPPKIAGSMTSTVLARTDRVPEKAVYQPLGSLGPAPQPAAATPEETDSSKTHRAEGTHSAADDSEEVAPPPENPRNDLDLTPKSAMLYGSFSTPVSGFLTAQPWDGKVALAGADIEQSVSSGDYRGLASASCQPAQLESWLVGGSTEVGESSVLQLMNPSANTVDAKVEVWGDTGKLDFPRGDKISVPAHQLQAIPLESQVGGTQRLVVRVTANGAGLASSLMTHSLLGLTAGGVSLVHASTLPHTTQVIPGVAMDGSLGAVRLLNPGADSARATIEVVNENGRFPLPGGKDLDLDPGAVLDFTLGGLQPGNYAVIVNATQPVAAGAVVYRQGSVSATDPDKFVRDLAWLPALSTGGGVVMGPAATQRQLLVTNLNAENMEYRVAGATHVINAMTTVVVPLQEELPQLVEAPDLYVTQLVTTNLGDGDGIDALEPIPDLSVSSQIYVHLTS; from the coding sequence GTGAAACTGGAAACCATCGAAGATTCGCTGCCAGAGATGGAGTCGCCAGAGGTGGGGTCGGCTGGTTCTCGTTACGTGGCGGTCAGTCGCTGGGATGGGGTGCGTTGGTTCCTGGCCACCCTGATGGTCATTACCGTGTCGGGCCTGGTGGTCGCCGTTGGTTTGACCCGACCGGCAGCCGTCCAGAAGCCTCGCTACGGCGAGCCCGTGCCGGTGCCTCCCGGCCAGATTACCCTGGCTTGTCCTCAGGTGCCGCCCACGATCAACCCCGCGGCAGTCGATGGTGCCGGCAATCCGCTGGCGCCGCCCAAAATTGCGGGGTCGATGACTTCCACCGTGTTGGCGCGCACTGACCGAGTCCCAGAGAAGGCGGTGTACCAGCCTTTGGGTTCGTTAGGCCCCGCCCCGCAACCCGCCGCTGCGACACCGGAGGAAACGGACTCGAGCAAAACACATCGTGCCGAGGGGACGCACTCAGCGGCGGATGACAGCGAAGAAGTGGCGCCGCCTCCAGAAAATCCCCGCAACGACCTGGACTTGACCCCGAAATCGGCGATGCTTTACGGCAGTTTTTCCACTCCGGTCAGCGGTTTCCTCACCGCCCAGCCGTGGGATGGCAAAGTGGCCCTAGCCGGGGCGGATATCGAACAGTCAGTTTCCTCAGGAGACTACCGCGGCCTGGCCAGTGCGTCCTGTCAGCCGGCGCAGCTGGAATCTTGGCTGGTCGGCGGGTCGACCGAGGTCGGGGAATCGAGCGTCCTGCAGTTGATGAACCCCTCGGCCAATACGGTTGACGCCAAGGTAGAAGTGTGGGGCGACACCGGGAAACTCGATTTCCCCCGCGGAGACAAAATCAGCGTCCCCGCCCACCAGCTGCAGGCCATTCCTTTGGAATCCCAGGTGGGAGGCACCCAGCGCCTGGTAGTGCGGGTCACCGCGAACGGAGCCGGTCTGGCATCTTCGCTGATGACACATAGTTTGCTGGGTTTGACTGCGGGGGGTGTCTCGCTGGTGCACGCCTCGACCCTGCCCCACACCACCCAGGTCATTCCCGGCGTGGCGATGGACGGGAGTCTCGGCGCAGTACGCCTGTTGAATCCCGGTGCGGATTCGGCGCGAGCCACCATTGAAGTCGTGAACGAAAACGGCCGTTTCCCGCTGCCGGGGGGCAAAGACCTCGATTTGGATCCTGGCGCAGTGCTCGATTTCACGCTGGGTGGCCTGCAGCCGGGCAACTACGCAGTCATCGTCAACGCCACCCAGCCCGTAGCGGCCGGGGCGGTGGTCTATCGGCAAGGCTCGGTTTCCGCCACCGACCCGGATAAATTCGTGCGTGACCTGGCGTGGCTGCCTGCTCTTTCCACCGGCGGAGGAGTGGTGATGGGACCCGCCGCGACACAGCGCCAGCTGCTGGTGACGAACCTTAACGCCGAAAATATGGAATACCGGGTTGCCGGAGCCACCCACGTCATCAACGCCATGACGACTGTGGTCGTGCCCCTCCAAGAGGAGCTTCCGCAACTGGTGGAGGCTCCCGACCTGTATGTAACTCAGCTGGTCACCACTAATCTGGGGGATGGCGACGGGATTGATGCCCTGGAACCGATTCCTGACCTGTCCGTATCCAGCCAAATCTACGTCCACCTCACCAGCTAA
- a CDS encoding RDD family protein, protein MEQFSGTKIRPDVVITGEAIALLVQPASLFLRVVSAIIDAIAIILGMIITYEVLFLILSLHDESDDFMYFSNEAQVAALVSIVTALWLFLVPMTVETLTRGKSLGRFIVGTRIVRDDGGPITLRHAFVRTLIGLGELWATAGAGAIIAAWTNRRGKRIGDIFAGTYAVSETSGLTRRPLLLAPELAQWASEANVGELDGVTTVTARRFLQSATKMDPLHRQQAAQTLATALLNQVYPPPPPGTDPERFIAAVLVLRRDAEYHTNKAIQSRLEKKLSAVSGSRYGI, encoded by the coding sequence ATGGAACAATTTAGCGGAACGAAAATTCGGCCCGACGTGGTCATCACCGGCGAAGCCATCGCTTTGCTGGTGCAGCCGGCTTCGTTATTTTTGCGTGTCGTTTCGGCCATTATTGATGCCATCGCCATCATTTTAGGGATGATTATCACCTACGAGGTGCTGTTCCTGATACTGAGTCTGCATGATGAAAGTGACGATTTCATGTATTTTTCCAATGAGGCACAAGTCGCCGCATTGGTTTCGATAGTCACGGCGCTGTGGCTGTTCTTGGTGCCGATGACGGTAGAGACTCTGACTCGCGGGAAGTCACTAGGGCGTTTCATCGTGGGGACGCGCATAGTCCGTGACGACGGCGGTCCTATCACGTTGCGCCACGCGTTCGTGCGTACCTTGATTGGTTTGGGCGAGTTGTGGGCGACAGCAGGAGCCGGGGCCATTATCGCGGCGTGGACGAACCGCAGAGGCAAACGTATCGGGGATATTTTCGCTGGAACCTACGCCGTTTCCGAGACTTCCGGGCTGACCCGCCGACCGTTGCTGCTGGCTCCGGAACTTGCCCAGTGGGCCAGCGAGGCCAATGTCGGTGAGCTGGACGGGGTTACCACCGTGACAGCGCGCCGGTTCCTGCAAAGCGCCACCAAGATGGACCCCCTCCACCGCCAGCAGGCGGCGCAAACGCTGGCCACCGCCCTTTTGAACCAGGTATATCCGCCGCCTCCCCCCGGCACAGACCCGGAACGATTCATTGCGGCGGTCCTGGTGTTGCGCCGAGACGCCGAATACCACACGAACAAAGCGATTCAGTCCCGACTGGAGAAAAAACTTTCCGCAGTATCCGGTTCCCGGTACGGGATTTAG
- a CDS encoding stage II sporulation protein M: protein MDIDAYTAGRAEDWSRLAQLNRKRRLSGAEIDELMGLYHRASADLATITSVPTDPDVVLNLTNLVSTARGRIGGTRRTFRESVGGFFTVTLPLALYRIGPVFLVLTALSLITAVFTGFWVYTHPETLLAQQSEMQLRQYAEDSFKAYYSNYPAPDFAAQVWTNNATIAVLMVALFFTGAYPVYLLLTNFANVGVAGAIMAKYGDLGIFFGLITPHGLLELSCIVLACAAALRLFWALFVPGENPRMVSLARAGRQFGPVAAGLIILLGISGLEEAFLTPSALLTPVKIAVAAVVYVALVTWVVFFGRRALRAGLSGDLEESAAGYVD, encoded by the coding sequence ATGGACATCGATGCGTATACCGCAGGGCGAGCTGAGGACTGGTCGCGCCTGGCTCAACTGAACCGGAAACGCCGTCTGAGCGGGGCGGAAATCGATGAATTGATGGGCTTGTATCATCGAGCCAGTGCGGACTTGGCGACCATCACTTCCGTGCCGACCGACCCGGATGTTGTGCTGAATCTGACGAATCTGGTGTCCACGGCACGAGGGCGTATCGGGGGGACGCGCCGCACGTTTCGGGAGTCTGTTGGCGGGTTCTTTACCGTGACTCTGCCCCTGGCGCTGTATCGTATCGGGCCGGTTTTCCTGGTGCTCACGGCTCTGTCACTCATTACCGCCGTGTTCACCGGTTTTTGGGTCTACACCCATCCGGAGACTCTGCTGGCTCAGCAATCTGAGATGCAACTGCGCCAATACGCCGAGGATTCTTTCAAAGCCTATTATTCAAACTATCCGGCTCCGGATTTTGCCGCCCAGGTGTGGACGAATAACGCGACGATTGCCGTCCTGATGGTGGCCCTGTTCTTTACCGGCGCCTATCCGGTCTACCTGTTGCTGACGAACTTCGCCAATGTGGGAGTCGCCGGGGCCATCATGGCCAAGTACGGTGACTTGGGAATTTTCTTTGGGTTGATTACGCCCCACGGGCTGCTCGAGCTGTCCTGCATTGTCTTGGCTTGCGCCGCGGCCTTGCGGCTGTTCTGGGCGCTGTTTGTGCCCGGTGAGAATCCGCGCATGGTGTCCCTAGCGCGGGCGGGCCGCCAGTTCGGGCCGGTAGCGGCGGGTTTGATTATCCTGTTGGGGATTTCGGGCCTGGAAGAAGCGTTCTTGACTCCGTCTGCGTTGCTGACTCCCGTAAAGATTGCCGTGGCGGCGGTGGTCTATGTGGCCTTGGTGACATGGGTGGTGTTTTTCGGTCGGCGGGCGCTGCGGGCGGGCCTGAGCGGGGACCTGGAGGAATCGGCCGCCGGCTACGTGGACTAA
- a CDS encoding L,D-transpeptidase, which produces MSFLYRPTHLTPQHRRRSLATNPRWLAAAATLLVVAGGGWLAFGYTPLWNEDQSAQISAARDSACQRNVTLRLGDNSFLAKPDQVCSWLHPVPQPVKQLSSQPLPPPRFSTDAITQWVSSCIAQVDKPAVNGNRQVDSDGHLVRLLKDPVDGAVVDKPDSLVSRIAKALDKKTGNVEVATKLSARQGGFDDTVVPAPALPYAPQPQERWVDVNLTNHTTAVYDGTKVIYGPVAAVDGHAQAPTVQGVYKVYAKLEMQTMTGVGFDGPYSETAPWISYFSGDFALHGAPWRSTFVYTPEKGSHGCVNLSVTDAKAIYDLISIGTTVVSHT; this is translated from the coding sequence ATGAGCTTCCTCTATCGCCCCACGCATCTGACGCCGCAACACCGGCGTCGGTCGTTGGCGACCAACCCCAGATGGCTCGCGGCCGCGGCCACGTTGCTGGTGGTGGCCGGAGGCGGCTGGCTCGCATTTGGCTACACGCCGCTTTGGAATGAGGACCAGTCCGCCCAAATCAGCGCGGCGCGAGACTCGGCGTGCCAGCGCAACGTCACTCTACGCCTCGGCGACAACAGCTTTTTGGCAAAGCCTGACCAGGTTTGCTCCTGGCTACATCCGGTCCCCCAACCGGTCAAGCAGCTCAGTTCGCAACCCCTGCCCCCACCCCGCTTTAGCACTGACGCAATCACTCAGTGGGTGAGTTCCTGCATCGCCCAAGTCGATAAACCCGCCGTGAACGGAAACCGGCAGGTGGACAGCGACGGCCACCTGGTACGTTTACTCAAAGACCCGGTTGACGGCGCGGTCGTGGACAAACCGGACAGTTTGGTTTCGCGCATCGCCAAGGCCCTGGACAAAAAAACAGGTAACGTGGAAGTCGCCACGAAGTTGTCTGCCCGCCAAGGCGGTTTTGACGACACCGTCGTTCCGGCCCCGGCGCTGCCCTACGCGCCCCAGCCACAAGAACGGTGGGTCGATGTGAACCTGACGAACCACACTACTGCCGTCTATGACGGGACGAAAGTCATTTACGGACCGGTGGCCGCGGTGGACGGCCACGCCCAAGCCCCCACGGTGCAAGGGGTTTACAAGGTGTACGCCAAGCTGGAAATGCAAACCATGACCGGGGTGGGATTTGACGGCCCCTACAGTGAGACAGCCCCGTGGATTTCATACTTTTCGGGAGATTTTGCGCTACACGGGGCACCGTGGCGCTCCACTTTCGTCTATACACCTGAAAAAGGCTCTCACGGTTGCGTGAACCTGAGCGTGACGGATGCCAAAGCGATTTATGACCTGATAAGCATCGGCACTACGGTCGTGTCCCACACTTAG